A window from Primulina huaijiensis isolate GDHJ02 chromosome 11, ASM1229523v2, whole genome shotgun sequence encodes these proteins:
- the LOC140988145 gene encoding binding partner of ACD11 1-like: MPVTTVKVSNLSVRASERDVKEFFSFSGDIEYVDMQSDTEHSQIAFVTFKDTQGAETAILLSGATIIDMTVAVILDPDYKLPPAASAPLNTSSKKTEAGAEAALKKAEDVVTTMLAKGYILGKESVSKAKSFDEKHQLTSTATAKVVSFDKKIGLSEKINMGTSIVNDKVREVDEKLQVSEKAKSAFAAAEQTVSNAGSAIMKNRYVLTGATWVTGAFNRVTKAAGDVGQKTKEKVVTAEDEQRRRMVDEYAQIHLSESPKATDSGEHPPSKPAPVQGLIL; encoded by the exons GTAACAACTGTCAAGGTCAGCAATCTCTCTGTAAGGGCATCTGAGCGTGATGTTAAAGAGTTCTTTTCTTTCTCTGGAGATattgaatatgttgatatgcaAAG CGATACAGAACACTCACAAATTGCATTTGTTACCTTTAAGGACACCCAGGGAGCAGAGACTGCAATTCTTCTTTCG GGGGCGACCATCATTGATATGACTGTGGCTGTTATCCTGGATCCCGATTACAAACTTCCTCCTGCGGCTTCTGCACCACTTAAC ACATCTAGTAAAAAAACTGAAGCTGGAGCTGAAGCTGCTTTGAAAAAGGCAGAAGATGTTGTGACTACCATGCTTGCAAAGGGTTACATCTTAGGCAAAGAATCTGTTAGCAAAGCAAAGTCTTTTGATGAGAAGCACCAATTGACTTCTACAGCAACTGCTAAAGTTGTttcatttgataaaaaaattggGCTGTCTGAGAAGATAAATATGGGTACTTCAATTGTGAATGATAAAGTTCGCGAAGTAGATGAAAAACTCCAGGTTTCTGAGAAAGCAAAATCTGCATTCGCTGCTGCCGAGCAAACAGTTAGTAATGCTGGATCTGCTATCATGAAGAACCGGTACGTACTTACAGGTGCTACATGGGTGACAGGTGCCTTTAACAGAGTCACAAAAGCAGCTGGGGATGTAGGACAAAAAACAAAGGAGAAAGTGGTGACAGCTGAAGATGAGCAGAGAAGAAGAATGGTGGATGAGTATGCGCAGATTCATTTATCCGAGTCTCCTAAAGCCACTGATTCGGGAGAGCATCCTCCTTCCAAACCTGCTCCGGTACAAGGTTTGATTCTCTGA